In Colletotrichum destructivum chromosome 1, complete sequence, the sequence CTGTGCATAAGCGGCCGTGAAGTTGACGGGACCAAACGGCAGAGACGAGCAAGAAACACACAACAGGCCATTGAGAGACAAGAGGCGGGGTATCTGGGCTGACTCTGTCCTTCATCAGCCTTTCCCTCTACCTGTAGTGTATCTGTACCCTGTCAACTCGCTGCCCATGCTTGAGGTTTGGGGAATCGTCCATGAGTGACAACAGAGCGAGTGTCGGCCTGCCAGTCTGTCGATCTGGTTTTTGTCAACATACTACAATTCATGCACAAGGTCATAGGTATGGCTGGGTTGTTATTGCATTGCATCGCGTTTCGTTGCCGGCCCAGCCAGAAAGAAAGCCCATTCCGCCGTGCAGGAAATACAAGTACAGACAACCACCCTGTACAGAGCTACATCGTAGGGATTGGACTCATTGGGGGAGGGACACAATCCTGCCTGGGATGCTGCTGCAAGTTTGCCAAGCGTGCGTCCAGGTCGTCCCACACCACTCCGCCATCATTCCACGTAGCGCGCCATGCTCCATCAGAGTACGTATCCTTTCTTGCCCACCGCCTCTCGGTCCCCTTCCCGCTTCCCGCTTGGCTGTCACTGTCCCGTCGTCTTCCACCGTCTGGCTTCCCCAGTGGGTACCGTATCTTCCGTACCGCCGCACTTTGTACCCTGCGGCAGACAGCAGCATACCCTCACAGCACGTACACCGAGCCCCGGGCCGGGTAGGTGTACATGATCAAGTTGGTAAGTACCTCTCACTGACACACCTCTCCTATAGCGTgcgaagagagagagtgtgtgtcAAGTACGGATACGTACTCGCGCTGGCCTCCCACCCCCCAGTATACCTATCTCGCTCCCGTCTTCTCGCTCCGTTCGCTCGCTCACTGCTTTCCCcattccatcccatctcgtCCACGCCAATCCATCCTCGTCCATTGAcctccatcctcttctttcgCTGTCCATCCGTTACTCACACgcaccacacacacaagcTCACACACTCGCATCATCCTCTCTCGTACTCTCGCACTCACACCTCTCTTTCTGTCACCTTGTCTTCCCTGCACCAGCCTACCCACCCTTCTCCTTCGTCCAACCTACCGTACTCTGCCTGCCTACATCCTGCATTTACCTACTTTACTCTAATACTCccccctcatcatcctcgcccttccTTCTTTCGTCTTCCCTACTCTACCGCACCTgatcctcatcgtcgtcaacggcctCTCTTGCTCTCCTTGCTTGCTAGCCACCATCCTCTCATCCCGCCTcatccccccttcccttgcCATCTACATATCCTCTCCCTcatctctccctccccccccccttccctcctttctctcctaCCATCGTCAACCAACCGATACTCGCATCGTCAATCCAACGCTTCTCGCCCGCGAGTTATTCTGCAAGCAATCACGCAATTCGACCACCTCCGCCGAAGAGTTGACAAGACTTGAGCCAGTCAATCCATCGACGGGAGACAATAGAGAAGAGAGGCCTCTTGGACTTCGATCCAGTTCCGACTCCACCAGCCTCGGCATTTGCTGTCATCGAACATCGACTCACATCCGTGTCCTTTGACTCACTTGCCCCCCGCCTTTGTCATTCCTCAAGGCCTCGTGCTCCCGAAGCAACGACACTCCACCCTCGTATCCAAATAAGAGCTGCACCCTTTGCCCTTTTTTCCTCACGACTCGAACGACTCTCGTCAACCGATTCGTTCTCCgtgccctcgtcgacgctcgAATGCTGCTGTAGCCACTGCTTTTCCGCCGACCCCGGTAGTCTGCTTGCTTGCAAGCCGTTGCAATCACACTTCGACGACCACCATCTTCGGCCATCGACAACCACGTCAACCAGGCCTCAGTGCCATTCAGAGTCAGCAATCCGACAATCAACAGCCGCTACGCTTCGCCGACTCTCAAACTCGCCGAATCCTCTAGTCAGGATTCGACATCTTCATTTCTTTTGCACATCAACGCCTATAGGTTGATCTCGCACTGCCTTTTCTTCGACCTTCGGGCACCACCACTCTCTACTTTTTACCATCGagccttttctttttcaatGTCCTCATAACGATACTTTGTCTTTTTCTTCCGGACCCCAACGTCCAAATAACCCGATTACGACCAAACAACAAACCATCAACAACAGACCTTCGCTTTCATATGTTCAACAATAGCAAAAAAATACCCTCGATGAGCCTCTGATACGTGAACGAATAGGAGTTAGATACCGTCTTGTTTCCTGTTAGATTTATTCTTTCCAACCCTGTATATTCTTGGCAACAACCTACTCGCCGTCTCTTCCCTCGAACCATCACAAAACCCTGTTACGAACGAAACCATCGCCACTTTCACACGCTTCTTTTTCACTTCGACAACCCCTCTCCAGCAACGAATCATCAACACCCGAAGAGCACCTAGGCTCATTGTTGTATCGTTTTCGTTTCCACGTTGTTTCTCCGTTCGATACCCTTCGTCCAACGCTTCGTTCCCCTAGCTTCGACATGGCATGCTTGAGAGACAACTTCCAGAATGGCGTCTTGCTCGATGGTCGGTATAAGACCATCTCTCCTCTCAACCATGGCTCATTCGGCATGGTCTTCATGGCCAAGGACATCAAAACCGATGACACTGTCGCCATCAAGTGCTTGACTAAGAAGGAAGCCGCTGATGACATCGGTTTCGACTTCGCCATCGATGAAAAGTCGGAGGAACTTGTTCTCCACCGCCACCTTGGATCGCACCCCAACATCGTCAACCTCCTCAACACCTTCGAGACCGAATCTCACCTCTACCTTGTCCTTGAGTTTTGCCCTCAAGGTGACCTGTACGAGGCCATTCGCAATGGTCAGGGACCCCTCGAGACCGAACATGTTCGACAGTTCATGTTGCAGCTCGTGGATGCTGTCGACTACATCCACTCCAAGGGCGTCTTTCACCGAGATATCAAGCCGGAGAACATTTTCCTCACAAAGTCTGGTGATATGAAGCTCGGTGACTTTGGACTGGCGACGACTGAGAACTGGACCTTGGAGAACACCGTCGGCAGCGACCGCTACATGTCCCCGGAGCAGTACGACTCTGCCGGTGCCGGTTACTCCCCTGCCCAAGCGGATATCTGGGCCATCGGCATCTGCCTACTCAACATTCTCTTCTCCCGAAACCCGTTCACCACCCCAACCGAGGCGGACCCTCTCTTCTTGGACTTCTCGAGGGACAAGCAGTCGCTCTTCGACGTCTTCCCTTCCATGTCGCAGGACACGTATGAGGTGATTGCCCAGTGCATGAGCTTGGACCCTAAGAAGAGGTCTCTTGTTGGTGCCCGAGCTGCCCTACAGCGTGTCGTTAgcttcaccaccaccgaggaagacgacgatgacttCTGCTGCGCCGAGCGTCACATCATGGCCAGCGCCAACCGTGAGCCTCTTCGCACGCCCTCAATCCAGAGCCCCCAGGTCGACCAGGGTGCATTCCCTTGGGCCAAGGCCCTGCACACCACGCCCCCCAAGCCCATTCGCCAGCTTagcgccatcgccgacgacgagagctACACTGAGGACTTGTTTTCCAAGTCAGGCGAGACTTCAGACTGGTTCAGCTCTGCCCAGACGCCGTCCATCTCTTCTACGCTCAACTCTAGCCTTGGTGTGTCGATGAAGTCGCTCCACATCGGTCGACCCATGAAGGCGGCGCCTCGTCCCATCCCCAAGGTCTCGCCCATGGCTGGGTCCCTCCCCATCAACATGACCAAGCCTCGAAGCAACTTGTCTTCCATGTCCTTGGTCTTTGGCCGTAAGGATGTCGTCTCCAAGAGCTGGAGTGACATgtgggacgaggacgaggaggaggaagaggcggaggcggagcgCGAGAGGCAAATGCAGTCTCTTAAGGACCTCAACTCGAGGACCTGGAGTCACGACAGCAAGCTGGATGATCAGGACGACTGCGACACGGTGGACGCTACTCCCATTGCGACTACCCCTCAGCGTTCTCATCACGACAGCCACAAGTTGATTCACAACGATATTGACAGCGACCACGCTGCTGACGGATTCTTCTTTCAACAATCGTCTCCACCAAAGTCGAAGCCAATGTTGACCACTCCTCAATCACCCCCTAAGCGGGACAATCTCGACAAGTGGTCTGCCTTGGGTCAGCGTCGTCGCGGGCTCACAGGCTCGTTATACTCGCAAATGTCACCCGAGTTTCCTCGACAAAGAACAATCGGACTGAGCTACAATTCTTATGCAGCGGGAGTTTCGGACCACACTGGACATCACATCACTCACAACACTCACAACAAATCACCTAAGGAAAAGGTCAAGGATTGCCCCTGGAACAAGGGCAGAGATTGGAATTACTGGCGCAGGGAGAAGCGCAATGATCTCGCAGATGTGGAGTGGGTTGGCGGCTGGCAGGAAGCACATTCCTAGTCGGTCACCTCTTGTGGTTGGGTTCTCGTCAACGGGACATCGCCGGTTTTCCTCCTGGTTGCTGGTCGTGACATGATTGTTTACGACCGGGATAGCCTGAGGCGCCATTTGGGCAAGACATGCCACCTGTTTGGATGAAAGAACTCAACTCGCTTTCTGTGTATTAGATATCTCCAGATTAATGAACAATACCAGAAGTTACCCACTCATCTCATATTTCCACCTGCATTTGTGACACCTTTTTTCCTTGGCAGCTATCAGTTGATCGGTCATCTTAGAAGTATGATCCGGCTTTGTccagcctcctccttctcctccttgacaGTGATGCTACGTCAATTACCCCTCACTGGACTTGACTCGCGCGACCGCCAAAAACCCCATACTGCACAGCAGCGGCAGATAACTGCATAGATGATAGATTGCAACCTCGGTACTGCCGACAGAACGGACAGCACCCCGTACCCACTgctcggggggggggggggaggactAATGGGTTCTGCTTCACATCCTGTAAGGTCCTCTTGGTCCTCCCATTCCCATCCGGGGAGACTGGGAGGAACGCAGTGGAGGCTCGGTGGTACAACCGAGCAAGGGAGTAGTTCCGTAATCCATCTGTTTGGATCTCTCTTTccggcgacggaggcgggGATTTCCTCCCTTCTGGCTAGCGGAATTCATGAAATGGATAGGCAagtagataggtaggtaggtgcctTCACTTCGCTGTCGCCATTACCCATCTGCTCCTGGACACCTACCAAACACAGGACGGGGTTAGATGCCCGGATCTAGTGAACGAAACAGACACTTCAGAGTCAAGGCCGAGTTACTCTGGTGCAAGGGGACGGAGCAAAGCCAAGCCAGGCCGACATGTCGTGTTTGATAGACCTGTCAGTGTCCGTCCGGGTTCTCGGCCATTCGGTCTCGTCAGCCAGTGCTCGGTACCTATCAAGAGCACTTTGCGTGGGTCAGGCCTCAAAGTCGAACCATGACGACAAGCCGTGTGACCCTTTGCGTGTTTATCTACCAGGCCTCCCACGACCTGCCGTTGGTTCGCCTGGGGCATTAACCAGGGGAGCATAGGCCAAGCCGGGACAGGACGTCAACCGACCACGGTGCCATCATTAGGACtgggaagaaagagaagagggtgCAGGTCTTGTAAATCAAGCTGTCGTCAAAGGCAGCAAGATAAGATGTTATTTAAACAGCACGGTTAAGCATCTATACAGAGCCATTGAGAGACAGAGGGCCCCGCAGACACGATTCGGCTAGAGAAATAAACAAGAAATGCTGGGGATATAGCGGCAAACATGCACAAAGCAACCCATTACATCATGCAGGCATTATAACCAGGTGCCACCAGCGCCAAGCAATGTTCCGGTAGAGCGAATATTCAAGACGCCAATCACGGCCACGACGCACACAAGCATCCCAATGCCATCAACGCCTCTCATTCTGCGCCGATTAGACTCTTGGGCAGGAAAGCCCAGACCGTACCCACCACGGACAGGATCGTTGAAATGGTCATCAGGACGTAGCAAAGGAGCTTTTCCTGCGGAGTGATCTCCTTGCTGAATAGCTTTACGTAAAACGCAAGAGGCAAACTGGAATGAGGGTCAGCTGAGGCGTCACTCGAGTGTTGACGTTGTCAGAGGGGGGGGTGTTCGACTTACAGCACGCAAATGGTGAAGCACAAGGCACTGCCCATAAACGCCATGATGCTGTCGAAGGCTGGGAACAAAAtggagatgacgaggaaTACCAAGACGGTCACGACTCTGATGGCTACCTTCATGATGCCTCTGAAGGTGGCGGAGCGGCCGACCATGGCTGAGCTGTCGGCAACAGCCTGCTGGTGGATGCCAGTCAACACCTCCAGAGTCGCAACGATCGGTCTGGCGTTGAGCGGGATCTTGGTCAGAGGAATGATGGCAATAAAAACGCACAACAAGAAGTTGAGCGCACGTGGGTACCCGCTCGTCTGGAGGATGTTGGCTGTGATCTCATCCATGACGTTGTCACCATACATGAGGAGACCCACAACGGCCGTgaaggcgtcgaggaggtaCTGCATCGTGGTCAGTATTTGGTCCGATGCCGGGGAGACGGAACGGAACGGAACGGCGTGCCAACTCACCACGGACGTGAAGACCGTCTTTACGGCCCGAGGGTACTTGTGAGGATGGCGCATATCTCTGTAGATCTACGCGAGTCGTCAGTCTACAGCACTCGATCGCCGTCGGTGGATGAGTACTCACGTTGGGGAATACGCTGTGGCCACCCCAGGGGCTCATGAGCAGGCCGAAACTCAACGGCAATGTGCCCCAGTTCGCCGGGAACAGATACGTCGTGGCTGGCTCGATGAGCGAGCCAGGTGTTGTCGGTTTGATGAGTCCATCAATCACCAAAATCGCCACAACTACCCAATACATTAGCCCAGATCCCAACACAGTCATGCGACTGTACTTACTGCTGAAACAGCACACAATGCCAATGACGCTGGTAAAACTCAACAAccggagggggaggaagttGAGAGGGATCATGATGACGGAGCATATCAGCTTCCAGGTGTTTACGCTCAAGAAACCCGGGAAAAGGAGGGTCAGAGAATCGGCGAAGAGAACGATGAGGGCGACACAGGCAGCCAATAGCTCGAGAGTGAAGAGAATGCTGGTGGCAATGCGCGCGTTGCGTCCGTACGAAATGTAGGCCAGATCAGAGAAGGTAATCAAGCTGGCGTCAAGATCCATGCATTTGGCCAGAAGCTTCGCCGTGTAGGCCGTTACGGCCGCGGAACCGGCCAGGATGGTCATGCCGCAAATCCACCCGGCATACTTGATACCCATGGGTAAACTCAAGAGACCGACGCCGATCAGAACGCTGCGCTATTGATCAGCAATTTACCTTCAGCTGTGTGCAGGGGAGGCGGGATGACCACTGACTTGATCGAATTGAAGATGGTTTGAGGAAGCGTGGACTGCCCTTCCACAGTCAAGATGATCTTTCCGTCCTGCTCAACCTCCTTCACGAGAATGGGCATGTTCTCTCCGTCGGGTACGTTGCCCCCTGCCTCTTGTTGCTGACGCCAcagctcgccggcctgggccaTTGACGGCGAGTCAACATCCTCTATGGTGCCATACGTTCTGTACGAGCTGTAGCTGCCAACCAGCGGCGGAGTCGCCAAATGGGGCGGGACTGCGAAGATGGACTGCGAGGGACGGCGACCGCTACCGAAGCTCGAGCCGCTATAGACAGCGCCCGACATTTCCGCCTCGACCGCCTTGCGCTCTCTGTCGCGGAAGTCGTTCTGGACCAAGCCGTCATCCACAAGTGAAGCGGAAGAGCCATTCTGGTGTGAGGTGCTCGGCCCTGTCTCGGGTGTGGCCTCGAGGTGCTGTCTGAGCAGCGAGGTTCGCGGGTGGGAGCCCGACTCGACATGGCTTCGGGAGTAGTCGAGCGCCTCGTTCGACCCCGAGGCAATGGGAACCTGATCGGGCGCGAAGACGAAGGATGGTCGTTGGGGCAAGACCTCGGCAAAGCCCGCCGCACGCGCCCAACTTCGAGTGAAGGAGCGAATACTGTTGACGCCGCCAATGTCTGTAATGGCGGCGAGGTGTCGCGTTACTGAAGACCTAAAGGAGATGTGTGGGTTagcagggggggaggaggatcGGAGAACAGCAccaacgacgacagcgactgGGGATGCCGAGTGCGTTGCAGAGTTTTTGTCCAAGGACCAACCTTCTGCGGCGAAGCCCATGAGAACCGCCGCCGTAGccaccctcgtcgtcctctcccAGGAGCGACTGGTCctcagcgacggcgttggAGTCGATGCTCACGGAGCGCTGAGGGGATGCGCCCCGTTCGTACTCGTCCCATGTGGAGGGGTTTCTCGAGGCCATGGGGAAAACTGATACAGAGCTGTCGCAATAAGAGTCCTACTCTGGGAGGAATTGGAAGTGGCCAGAGCGACAATACAGAGGCGAAGAGAGCCTCGAAAACAAGAAGACGGGGAGAAAGAGGTAGAGCACGGGGAGAGGCAGATATTGAGGCGGTCGCTCGACTGGCTTTTTCTTGCGCGCGGGCGTTCAGTCGTGTATATACCTGGTCGTGGTATCTGTAGCACGGCACGAGGCACACGCTACGTGCAGCGCCCAAAACGGCCGGACCGTGTAAAGATAGGTCGCAAATCTGCCCTTTCGCACCCCTACCAGAGGCGGTCCAAGTGGGGAAGTCGCAGGAGATGAGATGGTGCTAGTGCAGTGGATTGTCGGAAGCCCAGGTTGTCTGCCGCAGGTGATACTATCTGGCGAAGTTCCAACTGGCTTGCTTATTTTTTCCCTGGTTTTGCTCCACGTCGGGGTGGGTATGGAGGGCGGAACGAGAGAGATAACAGCAGTTCAGGTTACGTCGTAGTAtgaggagagaagagggagagaggcgAGCTAGATGTTAAACTCCAGATACTGGTATTTTTGGTTGTTGGTTGGTTCATTGGTTTGAGCTGTCCACGagacagaggaagagggaaagTGGGAGAAAAGGGTGGaaagaagccgccgccgccgccgccgccgataACGACGACGTAGAGCCGGAAtagagagggaaaaggcgTAGATGCTCGAAAGCCAAGGAACCCAGCCAGCAAAATCAGGAGACCACCACTACCCCAGCCGGACAGTCAGACCAGCCACCGCTTCTCCAGCTTTCTCGCAGGCCAGACTAGACATGGAACTCGGAGGGTAGGAACGGGTGCATCCTGGCCGTGTTGACCAGGCAGGGCCGATGGGGATCTTGAGAAAAAAATATTACGAGGTTATGCCGTTTGTGGTTTTCCTCCTAGTCATTCAACCCTTCAGGCCCAAGGTTGTTGCTATCGGCGGCACCGGGCCCATATAGAAATCCAAATCGCACAAGTATAAATGATCATGCGTCGCTACCTGCAGATCTGCCTGCATGCGACATGGCTGCCGTCACATAGCAAGATACACAGCGAGAGACACACATCCGATCCCATACACTTTGCGAAGACCGATCCAAATGCGGGATGGAATCACACACATTACATTGCTCTGTACGTAGCTAGCCATGTAGGTAAACAGATAGTCCAAGTCGAAGGTGGATTCGACTGCCCACTGCCCACTTCGGCCGGCAGGCTGAAGAGAACAACAAGTCGGCCGCATATCAGACGCTGGGTTTTCATGACGCCGCCTGCGTCGTCAAAAGTTGGCCGGCTTATCGCGCCCGCGCTCGTGGTTGGACAATGGGCCACCGGCTCAGACCTGCAACATCCGCAGCTTGCAGGGCCTCGCAGCGGCCAGAACCTGTCTAACCCCGGCtccgccctccaccccctcctcgccgagtgCTCTCGCAGTCTTGCAGCAGGATTGACATTACGTATTGCACACGCCGTGGGACACAGAAGTGGGACGGGCAAAAGCAACCAAAGTCTTTCGGCATCATCCACCAACATCTGTactaccttaggtacctaccaACTGTGCGTAAGACGCGAGATATCTATGTACCGGGGTTGTCTGTACTTGACTTGATCTCTCAGACGTCCCTCCCTCAGATAGGCAGCGAGATCTCTGTAGCCGTACACAGATAACCACAGGAATCCCGCTCTCTGCCTACTGCCACCACCTGGTAACTCACCGCTACTTGCATAGTTGCCAGCACGGAGCCAAAGTCCACATGACGTGCCATCCAGTGCCCTCCGCCGAGACATGTTCATGCAATAAGATGCTAACCAGTTATCACGACTCGGGAGAAACAAGCCAGCACAAACGTCTAAAGCTGCCTCATGGTATCAGCTGCTCTGCTGCGGTGAGGGATTATCGGCAAAGGTCGACAACTCGATCCTGGACCTACTGCTACTAGCTAGCACCACCCACCCATTCTCCATTAACTCAAACTCTCCTTTACCTTTCTACCCCAGATGCTCGAGCCTCACGCTCACATGCTGTCGAGCCTGTCTCTGCAGAAGGGGAAATGTCGCAATCGAACCCCATGACCCAAGATCATCTAGGACCATTACCCTTTTTACAAACACGAGCCGGTCTCCCGTTTGACGGGCTCGGTTCGTTCTTTGTTTCGGTGCCCCTTCCCAAAACCACCGTTTCTTACACTACGACTTCTCCTTAAGGGCTTTCGAGCAGTTGGCTGGGGGGAGTCGGCGGGTTGGCGTGATGGGTAGCGC encodes:
- a CDS encoding Putative serine/threonine-protein kinase Atg1, which gives rise to MACLRDNFQNGVLLDGRYKTISPLNHGSFGMVFMAKDIKTDDTVAIKCLTKKEAADDIGFDFAIDEKSEELVLHRHLGSHPNIVNLLNTFETESHLYLVLEFCPQGDLYEAIRNGQGPLETEHVRQFMLQLVDAVDYIHSKGVFHRDIKPENIFLTKSGDMKLGDFGLATTENWTLENTVGSDRYMSPEQYDSAGAGYSPAQADIWAIGICLLNILFSRNPFTTPTEADPLFLDFSRDKQSLFDVFPSMSQDTYEVIAQCMSLDPKKRSLVGARAALQRVVSFTTTEEDDDDFCCAERHIMASANREPLRTPSIQSPQVDQGAFPWAKALHTTPPKPIRQLSAIADDESYTEDLFSKSGETSDWFSSAQTPSISSTLNSSLGVSMKSLHIGRPMKAAPRPIPKVSPMAGSLPINMTKPRSNLSSMSLVFGRKDVVSKSWSDMWDEDEEEEEAEAERERQMQSLKDLNSRTWSHDSKLDDQDDCDTVDATPIATTPQRSHHDSHKLIHNDIDSDHAADGFFFQQSSPPKSKPMLTTPQSPPKRDNLDKWSALGQRRRGLTGSLYSQMSPEFPRQRTIGLSYNSYAAGVSDHTGHHITHNTHNKSPKEKVKDCPWNKGRDWNYWRREKRNDLADVEWVGGWQEAHS
- a CDS encoding Putative amino acid transporter, transmembrane domain-containing protein, which translates into the protein MASRNPSTWDEYERGASPQRSVSIDSNAVAEDQSLLGEDDEGGYGGGSHGLRRRRSSVTRHLAAITDIGGVNSIRSFTRSWARAAGFAEVLPQRPSFVFAPDQVPIASGSNEALDYSRSHVESGSHPRTSLLRQHLEATPETGPSTSHQNGSSASLVDDGLVQNDFRDRERKAVEAEMSGAVYSGSSFGSGRRPSQSIFAVPPHLATPPLVGSYSSYRTYGTIEDVDSPSMAQAGELWRQQQEAGGNVPDGENMPILVKEVEQDGKIILTVEGQSTLPQTIFNSINVLIGVGLLSLPMGIKYAGWICGMTILAGSAAVTAYTAKLLAKCMDLDASLITFSDLAYISYGRNARIATSILFTLELLAACVALIVLFADSLTLLFPGFLSVNTWKLICSVIMIPLNFLPLRLLSFTSVIGIVCCFSIVAILVIDGLIKPTTPGSLIEPATTYLFPANWGTLPLSFGLLMSPWGGHSVFPNIYRDMRHPHKYPRAVKTVFTSVYLLDAFTAVVGLLMYGDNVMDEITANILQTSGYPRALNFLLCVFIAIIPLTKIPLNARPIVATLEVLTGIHQQAVADSSAMVGRSATFRGIMKVAIRVVTVLVFLVISILFPAFDSIMAFMGSALCFTICVLLPLAFYVKLFSKEITPQEKLLCYVLMTISTILSVVGTVWAFLPKSLIGAE